A portion of the Acidobacteriota bacterium genome contains these proteins:
- a CDS encoding type II toxin-antitoxin system HicA family toxin, with protein sequence MKRRELERRLRMLDWRIVRHGRRHDIWTRGEREIAVPRHPEINEYTARAILRSVKGEKP encoded by the coding sequence ATGAAGCGCCGCGAGCTTGAAAGACGGCTGAGGATGCTCGACTGGCGGATCGTACGCCATGGCCGGCGCCATGATATCTGGACACGTGGAGAGCGCGAAATCGCCGTTCCGCGTCACCCCGAGATCAATGAGTATACAGCCCGAGCCATCCTGCGGTCGGTCAAAGGAGAAAAGCCATGA
- a CDS encoding helix-turn-helix domain-containing protein — translation MRFAGRVFKKGNTWAVEVPILDIVTQGKTKKDAYVMIADAIESLVNKKGFRVRVFKTEGNEFEVGASDQGALTALLLRRARQKAGLSLEEVAARLGAKSPNSYARYEQGRSVPSVGKFTELFSAVAKNREFVIMESRARYG, via the coding sequence ATGAGATTTGCCGGCAGAGTTTTCAAGAAGGGGAATACCTGGGCGGTCGAGGTCCCCATCCTCGACATTGTTACGCAGGGCAAAACAAAAAAGGACGCTTATGTGATGATCGCTGACGCTATTGAGTCCCTTGTCAACAAGAAGGGGTTCAGAGTCCGTGTCTTCAAAACGGAAGGGAATGAATTCGAGGTCGGGGCATCGGATCAAGGTGCCCTGACGGCCTTGCTTCTCCGGCGCGCTCGACAAAAAGCCGGCTTAAGTTTGGAGGAAGTCGCCGCTCGGCTGGGCGCGAAGTCTCCGAACAGCTATGCCAGGTATGAGCAGGGAAGGTCGGTGCCGAGTGTGGGAAAATTCACAGAGCTGTTCTCGGCGGTCGCAAAAAACAGGGAATTCGTCATCATGGAGAGCCGCGCTCGATATGGCTAG
- a CDS encoding M20/M25/M40 family metallo-hydrolase, whose amino-acid sequence MNRSPQKHVLVTLPLILALSFGLAAQEKLDLRMLQRIRQEGLDHSKVMDTLSWLSDVHGPRLSNSPQYHKAAEWVIAALTELGLVDAKTEPWGTFGRGWEMQKVYAAMTSPQYMPMIAYPKAWTPGTEGVIKGAPILVDIKTAKDLEKFKGQVRGAIVLTRGEQPLTISFDPHADRHTEEELAKLSLAPEPRALSPSMPTLQEITARQQLQTAIAKFFKDEGAAVLLEPGKGRDGTVFVAGGGSHMKGAALTSPQLVVAPEHYNRIVRIIRKNVPVELEIEVQARFFDDDLTGRNIIAEIPGVDKKLKNEIVMLGGHFDTWHTGTGATDNGAGCAVAMEAVRILKALGVQPRRTIRVALWDAEEQGLFGSREYVKAHFYDRAKKEKKPEYDRLSVYFNYDNGGGRIRGIYAQNNLEAAVIFEDWLKPLRDLGATTVALRNTGGTDHLSFEAVGLPGFQFIQDEIEYDTRTHHANMDVYDHVNRADLIQAATVMAAFVYNAAMRDEKMPRKHFDPNARPQGLF is encoded by the coding sequence TTGAATCGATCACCACAAAAGCATGTTCTCGTCACGCTGCCGCTGATTTTGGCTTTATCGTTCGGGTTGGCCGCCCAGGAGAAGCTCGACCTCCGGATGCTTCAGCGCATTCGCCAGGAAGGGCTCGATCATTCCAAGGTCATGGACACCCTGAGCTGGCTCTCCGACGTCCACGGCCCGCGCCTCTCCAACTCTCCGCAGTACCACAAGGCCGCGGAATGGGTTATCGCCGCGCTCACCGAGCTCGGGCTCGTCGACGCCAAAACGGAGCCCTGGGGGACCTTCGGCCGCGGTTGGGAGATGCAGAAGGTCTACGCCGCAATGACCTCGCCCCAGTATATGCCGATGATCGCCTACCCCAAGGCCTGGACGCCCGGCACCGAGGGCGTCATTAAGGGCGCTCCGATCCTGGTCGACATCAAGACGGCCAAGGATCTCGAGAAGTTCAAGGGCCAAGTCAGGGGCGCAATCGTTCTGACCCGGGGCGAGCAGCCGCTGACGATCTCGTTCGACCCCCACGCCGACCGGCATACCGAAGAGGAACTGGCCAAGCTCAGCCTCGCCCCCGAGCCGCGCGCCCTGTCTCCGTCGATGCCCACGCTCCAGGAGATCACGGCCCGCCAGCAGCTCCAGACGGCGATCGCCAAATTCTTCAAGGACGAGGGCGCAGCCGTCCTCCTCGAGCCCGGCAAAGGCCGGGACGGGACGGTCTTCGTCGCGGGCGGCGGATCCCATATGAAGGGGGCCGCCCTGACGTCGCCTCAGCTCGTCGTCGCGCCCGAGCACTACAACCGGATCGTCCGCATCATCCGGAAGAATGTCCCGGTCGAGCTCGAGATCGAGGTCCAGGCCCGGTTCTTCGACGACGACCTCACCGGACGGAACATCATCGCCGAGATCCCTGGCGTCGACAAGAAGCTCAAGAACGAAATCGTCATGCTCGGCGGACATTTCGACACTTGGCATACCGGCACCGGCGCCACCGACAACGGCGCGGGCTGCGCGGTGGCCATGGAGGCCGTCCGCATCCTGAAGGCGCTCGGCGTCCAGCCCCGCCGGACGATCCGGGTCGCCCTCTGGGACGCGGAGGAGCAGGGACTGTTCGGGTCGCGCGAGTACGTCAAGGCCCACTTCTACGACCGCGCCAAGAAGGAGAAGAAGCCCGAGTACGACAGGCTTTCGGTTTATTTCAACTACGACAACGGCGGCGGCAGGATCCGCGGCATCTACGCCCAGAACAATCTCGAGGCGGCCGTCATTTTCGAGGACTGGCTCAAGCCGCTCCGCGACCTGGGCGCGACGACCGTCGCCCTCCGCAACACGGGCGGCACCGACCACCTTTCATTCGAGGCGGTGGGCCTGCCGGGATTCCAGTTCATCCAGGACGAAATCGAATACGACACCCGGACCCATCACGCCAACATGGACGTCTACGACCACGTCAACCGGGCGGACCTGATCCAGGCGGCGACCGTGATGGCCGCCTTCGTCTACAATGCGGCGATGCGGGACGAGAAGATGCCGCGCAAGCATTTCGACCCCAACGCGCGGCCGCAGGGACTGTTCTAG
- a CDS encoding ABC transporter ATP-binding protein, whose translation MLELRAVTKKYHAFPAVDNVGFVVKPGESVGYLGPNGAGKSTTLKMLAGFLKPTEGEILYKGRNIWKNLVWFKERMGYVPEDQAVYLHLSARDYLMMIARLRGIREKAAQAKIERFMRVFGLSGDMNAEMSTYSKGMVQKVLLSSALLHDPEVLLLDEPLTGLDVTTAMTIREVVREMAAAGKIIIYSSHILEIVEKVSSRVIILHKGRVAADDSVENLSRLMSLPSLGEIFSRLVSQEDPRAAALELIDAAKR comes from the coding sequence ATGTTGGAGTTGAGGGCGGTCACCAAGAAATATCACGCGTTTCCCGCCGTCGACAATGTCGGTTTTGTCGTGAAGCCGGGGGAATCCGTCGGTTATCTCGGGCCGAACGGCGCGGGGAAATCCACAACCCTCAAGATGCTGGCCGGATTCCTGAAGCCGACCGAAGGGGAAATCCTTTATAAGGGCCGGAACATCTGGAAAAACCTCGTCTGGTTCAAGGAGCGGATGGGCTATGTCCCCGAGGACCAGGCCGTTTATCTTCATCTCAGCGCCCGGGACTACCTCATGATGATCGCCCGGCTGCGCGGGATCCGGGAAAAAGCGGCGCAAGCGAAAATCGAGAGGTTCATGCGCGTCTTCGGTCTGTCCGGAGACATGAACGCCGAGATGTCCACGTATTCGAAGGGCATGGTCCAGAAAGTGCTTCTGTCTTCGGCGCTGCTTCACGACCCGGAGGTTCTTCTTCTGGACGAACCGCTCACCGGGCTCGACGTCACGACGGCGATGACGATCCGGGAAGTGGTCCGAGAGATGGCCGCCGCCGGAAAAATCATCATCTATTCGTCCCATATCCTGGAGATTGTGGAAAAGGTCTCCAGCCGGGTCATCATCCTCCATAAAGGGCGGGTGGCGGCGGACGATTCTGTGGAAAACCTGAGCCGGCTGATGAGCCTGCCCTCGCTGGGGGAGATCTTTAGCCGGTTGGTCTCCCAGGAGGATCCGCGGGCGGCCGCCCTCGAACTGATCGATGCCGCAAAACGCTAG
- a CDS encoding nucleotidyltransferase domain-containing protein gives MIIKTETKKGLRALDVGLVYLHGSRTGSRARTDSDIDLAVMFTRRPDPGRIAKIHPRLYDLFAAEFSVGKTGDVDIAYLQDASLAFQFRVIAEGRLLFELDPGVRADYEESVIKQYLDFRPIAAQFSAALMERLV, from the coding sequence ATGATCATCAAGACTGAAACGAAGAAAGGGCTTCGAGCCCTTGATGTCGGATTGGTCTATCTCCACGGTTCGCGCACCGGCAGCCGGGCTCGAACGGACAGCGATATCGACCTGGCTGTCATGTTCACCCGTCGTCCGGATCCGGGACGTATCGCCAAGATTCACCCTCGCTTGTACGATCTTTTTGCCGCCGAATTCTCCGTGGGAAAAACCGGGGACGTCGACATCGCTTATCTTCAGGATGCCTCGTTGGCGTTTCAATTTCGGGTCATTGCTGAAGGCCGGCTCCTGTTCGAATTGGATCCCGGCGTGAGAGCCGATTATGAGGAATCCGTCATCAAGCAGTATCTCGACTTCCGGCCGATCGCGGCTCAGTTTTCCGCCGCCCTCATGGAGAGACTGGTTTGA
- a CDS encoding DUF86 domain-containing protein, which translates to MKPLDLNRSLVEDRLRFIERSIESLRRFRDLSLDEFNADPDFFRIAYYDLYTALEACLDIGAHILSRKPGLAPKTYRDIPLLLAEQKILPRRFAEEKFAAMAGYRNRLSHFYHRLSAAEILEILKTGLDDFEEFGRHIRKILLSADKTPG; encoded by the coding sequence TTGAAACCGCTCGATCTCAACCGATCGCTTGTGGAGGATCGGCTGAGGTTCATTGAAAGATCCATCGAAAGCCTTCGCCGTTTCAGGGACCTGTCTCTCGACGAATTCAACGCCGATCCGGATTTTTTCCGGATCGCTTACTACGATCTTTACACCGCCTTGGAGGCCTGCCTGGATATCGGCGCCCATATCCTCTCCCGAAAGCCCGGCCTGGCCCCTAAAACTTACAGAGATATTCCCCTTCTTCTGGCCGAGCAAAAGATCCTGCCCAGGCGTTTTGCCGAAGAGAAATTTGCGGCCATGGCGGGCTATCGGAACCGCCTGTCGCATTTCTACCACAGGCTCAGTGCCGCCGAAATCCTTGAAATCCTTAAAACGGGGCTGGACGATTTCGAGGAGTTCGGGCGCCATATCCGGAAGATCCTTCTCTCGGCCGATAAGACCCCTGGCTGA
- a CDS encoding NHL repeat-containing protein has product MIKTQETPEKAQEGRMIPEETWGTSRKIGISFIRTIGELEVQDQNLSFYYPNDIVVDSAGNIYVLDSGNHRIQKFDPDGIYLETIGQEGEGPVEFMQPVALDIDREGHLVVLDPHRRRIHVITSDGTSDRFLENVIESGIQALRCHPFGGFVAPGNIVRPYREGVPVQQIKGLKMYDSDGVFLRSFVDCIDFGDSDSTVNNNWIRFDTGKDGAIYVTFVYQNRIEKYTSKGKLLWSAGRPLSYKVGYQTGKSMTTGRMTTTTVARNNPCSEGISNDVEGRAWVLTLNRQMTGREIITVATFHTGKKLVTRGDTSIRTTDAYKIEIFDLNGNLLDAIPLTHFANSINIFGDHVFLIDSYRGMQVFQYRILSGR; this is encoded by the coding sequence ATGATTAAAACGCAAGAGACGCCGGAAAAGGCTCAAGAAGGCCGCATGATTCCGGAAGAAACTTGGGGAACTTCAAGGAAAATCGGAATATCCTTTATCCGCACAATTGGAGAACTCGAAGTCCAAGACCAGAATTTATCCTTTTATTATCCAAACGATATCGTTGTCGACTCTGCAGGGAACATCTACGTTTTAGATTCGGGAAACCACAGAATTCAAAAATTTGATCCTGATGGGATCTATCTTGAAACAATCGGTCAAGAAGGAGAGGGGCCTGTTGAGTTTATGCAGCCGGTTGCTTTGGATATTGACCGGGAAGGTCATCTTGTGGTTCTTGATCCGCATCGCCGCAGGATTCATGTCATCACATCCGATGGAACGTCGGATCGTTTTCTCGAGAATGTCATCGAGTCCGGAATCCAAGCTCTCCGTTGTCATCCATTTGGAGGATTTGTTGCACCGGGAAATATCGTAAGACCGTATCGGGAAGGCGTTCCCGTGCAACAAATAAAAGGACTCAAGATGTATGACTCTGATGGGGTTTTTCTCAGGAGCTTCGTTGATTGCATTGATTTCGGTGACTCTGATTCGACCGTAAACAACAATTGGATTCGTTTTGATACCGGAAAAGATGGTGCGATCTATGTGACATTCGTGTACCAAAACCGAATCGAAAAATATACTTCCAAAGGAAAACTTCTCTGGAGTGCCGGCAGGCCGTTGAGTTATAAAGTGGGATATCAAACGGGAAAATCTATGACGACGGGACGCATGACCACCACAACCGTAGCGAGAAATAACCCATGTTCGGAAGGGATTTCCAATGACGTTGAAGGAAGAGCTTGGGTCCTGACATTGAATCGACAGATGACGGGTAGAGAAATTATCACTGTTGCAACATTTCATACGGGGAAAAAATTAGTGACAAGAGGGGACACTTCAATTCGCACCACGGATGCCTATAAAATAGAAATCTTCGATTTGAACGGCAACCTTCTTGACGCCATTCCTCTCACTCATTTTGCAAATTCTATCAACATTTTTGGAGATCATGTGTTTCTGATCGATAGCTATCGTGGGATGCAGGTTTTCCAATACCGAATTCTCTCCGGTCGATGA
- a CDS encoding 6-bladed beta-propeller → MIAKKAIMLFLGIVFLYGKTVGFHIQEITPVLRIGMDAVNENEIIGVITDITIFSNRIYVLDNKFSRIQQYDMSGKYLGSIGKRGEGPGEFGTDLKSIVADEEGNLIIGGMRKIYIFEKNGEYIHSFHVNFQMNDLCVDREGNILVLGYYKDKIIHAYNQEGHYLFSFGEPFEASSEFRKYKHHPVVKVPLKIFCTKSNRVCLINPYQYEIHIYQNHQLDRKIKHRSDFFKTAWLMERQSGFIIMSMGYAIFENNDELYVSLFEKEKTELNIYRNHELISSLIIDGRPMTMCPEGYIYSIDNSETPHIVKSVIKLTSHDHHP, encoded by the coding sequence ATGATTGCAAAAAAGGCAATCATGTTATTTCTCGGCATAGTTTTCCTTTATGGAAAAACTGTAGGGTTTCACATCCAAGAAATAACGCCTGTTCTTCGAATTGGAATGGATGCCGTGAATGAAAACGAGATAATCGGAGTGATTACCGATATAACGATATTTTCCAACCGCATTTATGTGTTGGACAACAAATTTAGTCGTATCCAACAATACGATATGAGCGGAAAATACTTAGGCAGTATCGGAAAAAGAGGAGAAGGCCCAGGCGAATTTGGAACGGATCTTAAGTCAATTGTTGCGGATGAAGAGGGAAACCTTATTATCGGGGGGATGAGAAAAATCTACATATTCGAAAAAAACGGTGAATACATTCATTCTTTTCATGTCAATTTCCAAATGAATGATCTTTGTGTCGACAGGGAAGGAAATATCCTTGTCTTGGGCTATTATAAAGATAAGATCATCCATGCTTATAATCAAGAGGGCCATTATCTTTTTTCTTTCGGAGAGCCTTTTGAGGCATCATCGGAATTTCGCAAATACAAACATCACCCGGTCGTTAAAGTCCCGTTGAAAATCTTCTGCACAAAAAGCAATCGTGTTTGCTTAATAAATCCATATCAATATGAAATCCATATTTATCAAAACCACCAATTGGACAGAAAGATTAAGCATCGTTCTGATTTTTTTAAAACTGCCTGGCTGATGGAACGGCAAAGCGGCTTTATAATCATGTCCATGGGATATGCCATATTTGAGAACAATGATGAGCTGTATGTTTCTTTATTTGAAAAAGAAAAAACCGAATTGAACATATATCGAAATCATGAGCTTATATCCAGCCTGATAATCGATGGCAGGCCGATGACAATGTGTCCGGAGGGATATATCTATTCGATTGATAACTCCGAAACGCCTCATATTGTAAAATCCGTCATCAAACTGACTTCTCATGATCATCATCCGTAA
- a CDS encoding 6-bladed beta-propeller encodes MTVNRKRFYCVIPGLAAVLSIAACSSQVHWKGTVVEDGDVTVVKNPKEPLYITPILELREELSLGGPDAEGDYAFVQIRGVAVDNDGTIYVLDRRDAHIRVFDASGQYVRTIGRKGQGPGELDGPLSLSIIRAKGELASLETRRMSFFKTDGTFLRHVSFKEIWALVGRVDGAGDIHVIEPILDPANPRAELKKLGPDAAHSTTLAEFPMPGPEKFDPFLPVGRFTFDRDNNLVYGYPATYEIRFFGAESGKVFRKILRDYDPVAVTDEEKEERSKGLMPETPLVFSKYHSAYIHFFTSDEGHLFVQTWEKTKDGTYLHDIFDAEGRFMARIPLRPTGIEILNGKYYAFETDDEGYQFVKRYAVTWTVKPDVP; translated from the coding sequence ATGACGGTGAACCGCAAGAGGTTTTATTGTGTCATTCCGGGTCTCGCGGCGGTGCTTTCGATCGCCGCATGTTCAAGCCAGGTCCATTGGAAAGGGACGGTCGTTGAGGACGGCGATGTCACCGTCGTTAAAAACCCCAAGGAGCCGCTCTACATAACGCCCATTCTTGAGCTCAGGGAGGAGCTTTCGCTCGGCGGGCCGGACGCCGAGGGGGATTATGCCTTCGTCCAGATTCGGGGCGTTGCCGTCGATAACGACGGAACGATCTATGTCCTCGACCGCCGGGATGCCCATATCAGGGTTTTCGATGCCTCCGGACAATACGTCCGGACGATCGGACGCAAAGGCCAGGGCCCGGGAGAACTCGACGGGCCCCTTTCTCTCTCCATCATCCGGGCGAAAGGAGAACTTGCTTCTCTTGAGACCCGCCGGATGTCCTTCTTTAAAACGGACGGGACTTTTCTTCGCCATGTCTCCTTCAAGGAAATTTGGGCTCTCGTCGGCAGAGTCGACGGCGCGGGCGACATCCACGTCATCGAGCCCATTCTCGACCCGGCAAACCCGCGCGCCGAACTGAAGAAACTCGGACCCGACGCCGCGCACAGCACCACGTTGGCCGAGTTTCCAATGCCGGGACCGGAAAAGTTCGACCCATTCCTGCCCGTCGGTCGATTCACGTTCGACCGGGACAACAACCTCGTTTACGGCTATCCCGCAACCTACGAAATCCGGTTCTTCGGAGCCGAAAGCGGAAAGGTCTTCCGGAAGATCTTGCGGGACTACGATCCGGTGGCGGTTACGGACGAGGAAAAGGAAGAGCGGTCCAAAGGCCTTATGCCGGAAACTCCCCTGGTCTTTTCGAAATACCACTCAGCCTATATCCATTTCTTCACAAGCGACGAAGGCCATCTCTTCGTCCAGACCTGGGAGAAGACGAAAGACGGGACATATCTCCACGACATCTTCGACGCCGAAGGCCGGTTCATGGCCCGCATCCCCCTCAGACCGACCGGCATCGAAATCCTTAACGGGAAATACTACGCCTTCGAGACGGATGATGAGGGCTACCAGTTCGTCAAGCGCTATGCCGTGACCTGGACCGTCAAGCCGGACGTCCCCTAA
- a CDS encoding tetratricopeptide repeat protein: MAVDANGDIFVAFAYFPIVRRYSSEGKLLAEFKIESPAMEAKEIYNLKAVGEGIADPSQRAVLKPLILDLQVQDGRIFLLSHIPRLEIVELDGEGNSPATYWMETREIYRANGFAVHNAGGELRFYVSRDEFQDFRVDVLRIKEPGPGGDAGEIESLTREIEAWPEHTIGFINRGVARHRLGDYRGAVEDFTRATELAPDFAPAYNNRGLARVKAGDFARAVADFSRALELDPGEAAVHYNRGIARAHLGDFAEAIEDFRKAAALDPDFDARAREQIAYCRARLKIS; encoded by the coding sequence GTGGCCGTAGATGCGAACGGGGACATCTTTGTCGCCTTCGCGTATTTTCCGATCGTCCGCAGATACTCCTCAGAGGGCAAGCTCCTGGCCGAGTTCAAGATCGAAAGCCCGGCCATGGAAGCCAAAGAAATCTACAATCTGAAGGCCGTCGGTGAAGGCATCGCCGATCCTTCGCAACGCGCCGTTTTGAAGCCCCTGATCCTTGACCTCCAGGTGCAGGACGGCAGGATCTTCCTTCTCAGTCACATCCCCCGCCTGGAAATCGTGGAGCTGGACGGTGAAGGAAATTCTCCGGCGACCTACTGGATGGAAACCCGGGAGATCTACAGGGCCAACGGTTTCGCGGTCCACAACGCCGGCGGAGAATTGAGGTTTTACGTCTCCCGCGACGAATTCCAGGATTTTCGAGTGGATGTCTTAAGAATCAAGGAACCGGGACCCGGCGGAGATGCGGGAGAGATCGAAAGCCTGACGCGGGAGATCGAGGCCTGGCCGGAGCATACTATCGGCTTTATCAACCGCGGAGTTGCGAGACACCGCCTGGGCGATTACCGAGGGGCCGTCGAGGACTTCACCAGGGCCACCGAACTGGCGCCGGATTTCGCCCCGGCATATAACAACCGCGGACTGGCCCGGGTCAAGGCAGGGGACTTCGCGAGGGCCGTCGCCGATTTCAGCCGGGCGCTGGAACTCGATCCCGGCGAGGCGGCCGTCCACTACAACCGGGGGATCGCCCGCGCCCATCTGGGTGACTTCGCTGAAGCCATCGAGGATTTCCGTAAGGCCGCGGCTCTGGATCCGGATTTCGATGCCCGGGCCCGCGAGCAGATCGCCTATTGCCGGGCACGGTTGAAGATCTCTTGA
- a CDS encoding 6-bladed beta-propeller, with amino-acid sequence MSKRIIGAWMALCVVLSPAIPFSAGQDPDKGRVLTIGENRKPQQSVFLQKDLVVGLNNEDEDFLFSEILDVQVDREGNIYVADMKDARIKIFDRDGGNLGIIGKRGQGPGEIQGVGGISPAGENEIMVTDPGNRRLSFFSTQGEWKRSLPMGTHMIGKAVMDAAGDIVAQVVIFDEGMVQEIVKFDGEINPLFSIASLMEDGGDDVLRPLRPRLAFGVTQDGHVVWGISSAYEIHVRDSQGRRQDKIVREARPVVMSKTRQQEIEKRFAGRIPPHVRIEYPPSFPDFSHFIVEPNGRIYVRTYQRNENGEHLHDVLNVRGEFLAQFALPENEHIAAAGNNKLYCYIRANEDGIPLVVRYDMRWSDHGDTKNRISEVGDIIGK; translated from the coding sequence ATGTCCAAGCGGATTATTGGGGCATGGATGGCACTCTGCGTCGTCTTGTCGCCGGCGATACCGTTCTCCGCAGGCCAAGACCCGGATAAAGGCCGGGTGTTGACGATTGGTGAAAACCGGAAACCTCAACAATCGGTTTTCCTTCAAAAGGACCTGGTCGTGGGATTAAACAACGAGGACGAGGATTTTCTCTTTTCGGAAATCCTGGATGTTCAGGTCGACCGGGAAGGCAACATTTACGTTGCGGACATGAAAGATGCCCGCATCAAGATTTTTGACCGGGACGGCGGAAACCTCGGGATTATCGGAAAAAGAGGCCAGGGACCGGGCGAGATTCAAGGCGTGGGGGGAATATCTCCGGCCGGCGAGAACGAAATCATGGTCACCGACCCCGGCAACCGACGGCTGTCTTTTTTCTCGACCCAAGGGGAATGGAAACGCAGCCTGCCCATGGGCACGCACATGATCGGTAAAGCCGTCATGGATGCGGCGGGAGATATCGTCGCGCAGGTCGTGATCTTTGACGAAGGCATGGTCCAGGAGATCGTCAAGTTCGACGGCGAAATCAATCCCCTATTCTCGATCGCCTCATTAATGGAAGACGGCGGCGACGATGTCTTGAGGCCGCTGAGACCGAGATTGGCCTTCGGAGTCACTCAAGACGGGCACGTCGTCTGGGGGATCTCCTCGGCCTACGAAATTCATGTCAGGGATTCCCAGGGACGCCGGCAGGACAAAATCGTCAGAGAAGCCCGGCCCGTCGTCATGTCAAAGACCCGTCAGCAGGAAATCGAGAAAAGGTTTGCGGGCAGAATACCTCCCCATGTCCGCATTGAATATCCACCGTCTTTCCCGGATTTTTCCCATTTCATCGTTGAACCGAACGGACGGATTTACGTCAGGACGTATCAAAGGAACGAAAACGGCGAACATCTCCATGATGTTCTCAACGTGCGTGGGGAGTTTCTTGCGCAATTCGCGCTTCCGGAGAATGAGCACATCGCCGCCGCCGGAAACAACAAGCTCTATTGTTATATCCGGGCAAACGAGGACGGCATTCCTCTTGTCGTTCGATATGACATGAGATGGTCGGATCATGGAGATACAAAGAACAGGATATCGGAGGTCGGCGACATCATCGGGAAGTGA
- a CDS encoding ATP-binding protein gives MYIRRLLEKTYLRALKSFPAVFVGGPRRSGKTTLVKRFGAGMRYVLLDELDVRAFAAEDPRGFLDAHPPPVIIDEIQNVPELLPYIKARIDADNKPGRWILTGSQQWALMKGIGETLAGRIAVLHLYPFAITEILERTSRHPEEIEGYLDSLTRPGTRPGSVPPAGEWLLQGGYPEVVIGDAEARKLWFSGYVQTYIDRDVRGNIKDANLRDYERFVRLLAARTAQPLNASTLAGDVGVTVPTIKAWLALLEASGLIFFLTPYYKNFGKRVVKAPKCYVMDTGLVCYLVGLADGEAALRGPMGGALFETAVVSQFFKRLSAIGEERALHHFRSHDGLEIDLLIERPDRLIPIEIKLSSTIAGPHLRGLKKWMELSGDRQTTGFVVSTSGEPGFAAARIRTIPYFLL, from the coding sequence ATGTATATCCGTCGCCTGCTTGAGAAGACTTATCTCCGCGCCTTGAAGTCGTTTCCCGCCGTTTTTGTCGGGGGACCCCGGAGATCCGGAAAAACGACCCTCGTCAAGAGATTCGGCGCCGGGATGAGATATGTTCTCCTAGATGAACTCGACGTCCGCGCCTTTGCCGCCGAGGATCCCCGGGGATTTCTGGACGCCCATCCGCCGCCGGTGATCATCGATGAGATCCAGAATGTTCCGGAGCTGCTTCCCTATATCAAGGCCCGCATCGACGCGGACAATAAACCCGGCCGATGGATCTTGACCGGTTCCCAGCAATGGGCCTTGATGAAGGGGATCGGCGAAACACTGGCCGGCCGGATCGCCGTGCTTCATCTCTATCCGTTCGCCATCACGGAGATCCTGGAGAGGACGTCCCGCCATCCGGAAGAGATCGAGGGGTATCTCGACTCCCTCACCCGGCCCGGCACGCGGCCGGGTTCTGTTCCGCCCGCGGGAGAGTGGCTGCTTCAGGGCGGTTATCCGGAAGTCGTCATCGGCGACGCCGAAGCCCGCAAGCTGTGGTTCTCGGGCTATGTCCAGACGTATATCGATCGGGATGTTCGGGGCAATATCAAGGACGCGAATCTTCGCGACTATGAAAGATTCGTCCGGCTTCTGGCGGCGCGGACCGCACAACCGTTGAATGCCTCGACTCTGGCCGGGGATGTGGGCGTCACCGTTCCGACGATCAAGGCCTGGCTGGCGCTCCTCGAGGCGAGCGGGCTGATTTTTTTCCTGACACCCTATTATAAAAATTTCGGCAAGCGGGTCGTCAAGGCGCCGAAATGCTACGTCATGGATACCGGACTTGTCTGTTACCTGGTCGGTCTGGCCGACGGCGAAGCGGCGCTTCGCGGCCCCATGGGAGGCGCGCTCTTCGAAACCGCCGTCGTCTCCCAGTTCTTCAAGCGCCTCTCCGCGATCGGCGAGGAACGAGCTCTACACCATTTCCGCAGCCACGACGGATTGGAAATCGACCTTCTGATCGAACGGCCCGACCGGCTGATTCCGATCGAAATCAAATTGTCGTCCACAATCGCCGGTCCCCACCTGCGCGGCCTCAAGAAATGGATGGAATTGAGCGGAGACCGGCAGACGACGGGTTTCGTCGTTTCGACGTCCGGAGAACCGGGCTTCGCGGCCGCGCGCATCCGCACAATCCCGTATTTCCTGTTGTAA